In the Arachis ipaensis cultivar K30076 chromosome B10, Araip1.1, whole genome shotgun sequence genome, one interval contains:
- the LOC107620247 gene encoding uncharacterized protein LOC107620247 translates to MGEDCHKVASYSIHDLFNMQATCKVFLDAGSSDAVYQHSTMWQIRLVSFLFYLDRPERRFLDRCVEAENADTILRQEMTEYFWIGRRDIGMELLDRASTEGSVESGYLFAICYCVNTKTKKKCKGC, encoded by the coding sequence ATGGGTGAGGATTGCCACAAGGTTGCATCATATTCAATCCATGACCTATTCAACATGCAGGCTACTTGCAAGGTGTTTCTTGATGCAGGTAGTTCCGACGCCGTTTACCAACATTCGACGATGTGGCAGATACGGCTAgtctcctttttattttaccttgaCCGACCTGAAAGGAGGTTCCTCGATCGCTGTGTGGAAGCAGAAAATGCGGATACTATACTCCGGCAGGAGATGACAGAGTATTTCTGGATTGGCCGCCGTGACATAGGGATGGAACTGCTTGATAGGGCCTCGACAGAGGGCAGCGTCGAATCAGGTTACCTGTTTGCCATTTGCTACTGTGTGAACACGAAGACGAAGAAGAAATGCAAAGGGTGTTGA
- the LOC107620248 gene encoding putative F-box protein At1g67623: MHTIGTRGKNGHAISRTHCPFKTIPFDIWVSIATRVASSLIQDLFNMQATCRLFATVCSFDAVYMHALVSELPVACLLHHSGRAAMGFLSRCTTVPNPAALLRLGMVALFWLGHRRGGIQTVTEAAELGDVEACYLSVMLLLSLDVKDDDEIRR; encoded by the coding sequence atgcaCACAATCGGCACTCGTGGAAAGAATGGGCACGCAATCAGTCGGACCCATTGCCCGTTTAAAACTATTCCGTTTGACATATGGGTCAGTATTGCAACGAGAGTTGCGTCGTCTTTAATTCAAGATCTGTTCAACATGCAGGCCACTTGCAGGCTATTTGCAACTGTATGCAGTTTCGACGCCGTGTACATGCATGCCTTGGTTTCGGAGTTACCCGTTGCTTGCCTCCTGCATCACTCTGGGCGGGCTGCAATGGGATTTCTGAGCCGATGCACCACGGTACCGAATCCGGCCGCTCTGCTTCGGCTAGGGATGGTTGCTTTATTCTGGCTTGGTCACCGCAGAGGTGGTATACAGACCGTGACCGAGGCAGCAGAGTTGGGCGATGTGGAGGCCTGCTACCTCTCTGTGATGCTGCTACTGTCGCTTGATGTGAAGGACGATGATGAGATCCGCCGTTGA